The Coregonus clupeaformis isolate EN_2021a unplaced genomic scaffold, ASM2061545v1 scaf0184, whole genome shotgun sequence nucleotide sequence cgaccaagctttaacttcctgactgatgtcttgagatgttgcttcaatatatccacataattttccttcctcatgatgccatctattttgtgaagtgcaccagtccctcctgcagcaaagcacccccacagcatgatgctgccacccccgtgcttcacggttgggttggtgttcttcggcttgcaagctccccctttttcctccaaacataacgatggtcattatggcaaaacagttctatttttgtttcatcagaccagaggatatttctccaaaaagtatgatctttgtccccatgtgcagttgcaaactgtagtctggcatttttatggcagttttggagcagtggcttctaccttgctgagcggcctttcaggttatgtcgatatagaactcgttttactgtggatatatttctgaggtcttagctgatttccccatgatgtcaagcagaggcactgagtttgaaggtaggccttgaaatacatccacaggtacacctccaatagactcaaatgatgtcaattagcctatcagaagcttctaaagccatgacatcattttctggaattttccaagctgtttaaaggcacagtcaacttctgacttcttataagtgaaataatctgtctgtaaacaattgttggaaaaattacttgtgtcatgcacaaagtagatgtcctaaccgacttgccaaaactatagtttgttaacaagacatttgtggagtggttgaaaaactagttttaatgactccaacctaagtgtatgtaaacttctgacttcaactgtacacacacacacggggtgTAATGCTTCCAGCAGCCTGCCTGAGAATGCACATAGACCCAGCCAGTGCTTTACAAGACACACTGTTCTCACATTGTCTTATTAGGAGAGAGAGCAATTTTAATACATTATGATGAGTAAAAACATTtgtcttttctttatttttgcctGATCACATACTTTACTTGGGAACATTTTATGTGGTATTTTAATATTGAATTCAATAGACTATTTACTATTGTAGCTTTCAGTTCttacattattaaaaaaatgaAACGTTCTCTTGTCTCTTGGTGGCGTCACGCAAACAATACTCTGAAACCGGAAGAGAGGAAACCACACCGTTATCTGTGGATGTTTACAACGAAAGCAAAAATGAATCCTCCAATTATCAACTCGGTGACAACTTCTACTAAAAGTAAGTTAATGAAAAGGTGCTGTATGTTTTAACGTTTTAcaaatagctaacgttacatgcaTCTCTCATTCATAACGTGCTGTGAAGCTAGCCAAAGTCAGgaaagagctagctagctagacatccTGGCAATGCTTCGATTTCACTTTGTTATCGAAGATGCGCATGTTTTATAGCCTTGATATGCCCGTTTTTGTTATTAGTTAGCAAACTGAAACTACTCTTGCttagtagctaactagctaggtaCTTTAAAAGAATTGTCAACAGTCACGGTACTGTTGCCAAACATTCTAGCTAACATTTGAGAGATTTTAGCTTGTTATTTAAAGGGACTTCATAACTAAGGGACTCTAGCACCGTCAGCAGTCTGCATGCTTCACACTTTTGCAGCCAGGAATTAAGACACACCTGTTTTCCTGTAATTCAGTGTAATTTGCTTCGACGCAACACGTCCAGTAATATCAGCTAGTACCACTGTATCAGGGGAGGCTGGTGggatgagctataggaggacgggcttattgtaatggctggaatggaattaatggaacggagtcaaacatgtagTTTCCCACCAGCCTCTGCACTGTATAAACCTAGCTCCTGTACATGTTGATAAGGTGTTGCCACAGTCAGCCATCGTGTTTGAACATTACTATAACTGTAACTGTACTATACTCTTTCCTGCAGGAAAGCGAGAGGCCGAGCGCTCCGTCAACTGGACGGTGGAAGAGACCCAGGTGTTGCTGTGTGCCTGGAGTGACGAGCGCGTGCAGAAGAGCCTGGCAGAGAATGTCCGTAACCGCCATGTCTTCAAACACCTCTCAGCCCGCATGTGTGACTTGGGCTTCTCACGCAGCCCTCATCAGTGCCGGCTCCGCGTCAAGACCCTCAAGGCCAACTACGTAAGAGCCAAGCTGCTGATGAGCGAGGACGACTCCCAGCCCTGCAGTTTCAGGTACTACGCTGAGATGGATGCTGTGCTGGGGAGAAACCGCGCTGTggaggggactggaggagggCGCCATTTTGGATCTCCTGAAGGCATAGGAGGATTAGGAGGGTACCATTTTGGGTCTGAATTGATCGTAGGAACAGGGCGCTATTTTGGATCTGAAGGGATTGGAGGACTAGGAGGAGGACGCCATTTTGGATCTTCTGAGGGGACAGCAGGACGACAATCCCGGTATCTGGTGTCTGAGAtgaaggtggaggaggaggacagagaggcagAGGACACAGACGACTACGAGTTCAACGGCGTAGGAATCACCACTCGGTCACTGGCTGGCCCGGGTGGAAGACGCCATGATGCTTTTCTAGAGCACAGCAACGACTGTCATGAACCTGTTGGTATGtattctactgtctgtctgtcacactttCTGCTATCAGTGCCACTATCATTAtcatttaaaggtagactcagcgagatgaTGTTGAAATTGGGTCGTTACAGCTCAAAAACaacaagaaagaggattttgaacacacaccatctcacattgttctgaaattgtttatgttggtagaaacagataagattagcgtTCCTGAaatattattttgttgaaatataatttaatcGCTGAGAAATTAACCTAATTGATTGCATCCAAATTGgcgttttttaaatttatttataggattcatataatattaaataaatatagtacctaacatccgatttggaccaaccttttttttaaacaatgagTTAGtcatgaggaatccaaagaaatggtcaaaagccacccacgaacccccacaccccatgccaatcccaccccaacaacaagGATATAGTATCAGTTCTTtgtgtctgacaagtagtatggagcggTGGCTTGTTTCTTCATCCTACGTAATGGAATCAGTTCTTTGTGTCTGGCTGTCCCTTAGTGGTAGAGCGTGCTCATCCCCTGGACTAAACTGTCCCTTAGTGGTAGAGCGTGCTCATCCCCTGGACTAAACTGTCCCTTAGTGGTAGAGCGTGCTCATCCCCTGGAGTAAACTGTCCCTTAGTGGTAGAGCGTACTCATCCCCTGGACTAAACTGTCCCTTAGTGGTAGAGCGTGCTCATCCCCTGGACTAAACTGCCCCTTAGTGGTAGAGCGTGCTCATCCCCTGGACTAAACTGTCCCTTAGTGGTAGAGCGTGCTCATCCCCTGGACTAAACTGTCCCTTAGTGGTAGAGCGTGCTCATCCCCTGGACTAAACTGTCCCTTAGTGGTAGAGCGTGCTCATCCCCTGGACTAAACTGTCCCTTAGTGGTAGAGCGTGCTCATCCCCTGGACTAAACTGTCCCTTAGTGGTAGAGCGTGCTCATCCCCCTGGACTAAACTGTCCCTTAGTGGTAGAGCGTGCTCATCCCCTGGACTAAACTGTCCCTTAGTGGTAGAGCGTGCTCATCCCCTGGACTAAACTGTCCCTTAGTGGTAGAGCGTGCTCATCCCCTGGACTAAACTGTCCCTTAGTGGTAGAGCGTGCTCATCCCCTGGACTAAACTGTCCCTTAGTGGTAGAGCGTGCTCATCCCCTGGACTAAACTGTCCCTTAGTGGTAGAGCGTGCTCATCCCCTGGACTAAACTGTCCCTTAGTGGTAGAGCGTGCTCATCCCCTGGACTAAACTGTCCCTTAGTGGTAGAGCGTGCTCATCCCCTGGACTAAACTGTCCCTTAGTGGTAGAGCGTGCTCATCCCCTGGACTAAACTGTCCCTTAGTGGTAGAGCGTGCTCATCCCCTGGACTAAACTGTCCCTTAGTGGTAGAGCGTGCTCATCCCCTGGACTAAACTGTCCCTTAGTGGTAGAGCTTGCTCATCCCCTGGACTAAACTGTCCCTTAGTGGTAGAGCGTGCTCATCCCCTGGACTAAACTGTCCCTTAGTTGTAGAGCGTGCTCATCCCCTGGACTAAACTGTCCCTTAGTGGTAGAGCGTGCTCATCCCCTGGACTAAACTGTCCCTTAGTGGTAGAGCGTGCTCATCCCCTGGACTAAACTGTCCCTTAGTGGTAGAGCGTGCTCATCCCCTGGACTAAACTGTCCCTTAGTGGTAGAGCGTGCTCATCCCCTGGACTAAACTGTCCCATAGTGGTAGAGCGTGCTCATCCCCTGGACTAAACTGTCCCTTAGTGGTAGAGCGTGCTCATCCCCTGGACTAAACTGTCCCTTAGTGGTAGAGCGTGCTCATCCCCTGGACTAAACTGTCCCTTAGTGGTAGAGCGTGCTCATCCCCTGGACTAAACTGTCCCTTAGTGGTAGAGCGTGCTCATCCCCTGGACTAAACTGTCCCTTAGTGGTAGAGCGTGCTCATCCCCTGGACTAAACTGTCCCTTAGTGGTAGAGCGTGCTCATCCCCTGGACTAAACTGTCCCTTAGTGGTAGAGCGTGCTCATCCCCTGGACTAAACTGTCCCTTAGTGGTAGAGCGTGCTCATCCCCTGGACTAAACTGTCCCTTAGTGGTAGAGCGTGCTCATCCCCTGGACTAAACTGTCCCTTAGTGGTAGAGCGTGCTCATCCCCTGGACTAAACTGTCCCTTAGTGGTAGAGCGTGCTCATCCCCTGGACTAAACTGTCCCTTAGTGGTAGAGCGTGCTCATCCCCTGGACTAAACTGTCCCTTAGTGGTAGAGCGTGCTCATCCCCTGGACTAAACTGTCCCTTAGTGGTAGAGCGTGCTCATCCCCTGGACTAAACTGTCCCTTAGTTGTAGAGCGTGCTCATCCCCTGGACTAAACTGTCCCTTAGTGGTAGAGCGTGCTCATCCCCTGGACTAAACTGTCCCTTAGTGGTAGTGCGTGCTCATCCCCTGGACTAAACTGTCCCTTAGTGGTAGAGCGTGCTCATCCCCTGGACTAAACTGTCCCTTAGTGGTAGAGCGTGCTCATCCCTTGGAACGTTGTGTGCTGAAGTTTGTATGGTTCTCAAAAGTTTCCTAATAACGAACAATTCCTTATTCTTCTAATTGCTTGGCCTGGCTATAGCAATAAGTAAGATGGCTAATGCGACCGAAACGACGAAGGCTAACAAGCTGGGTTTGGGTTCGCGACCATGCCCCAATTAATTAAAAGATAATCACTTTGGTTGTCTTGTATGTCTCGGCTCGGTGCATGCTCGGGCTGCCTTCGCTCAAATCAGTTTGTGTTTGAGACTAGGGGATGGCTGGCACTGTTCCCCTGCTAGTCCGCAGCGCAGGTTCTCTTGACAATCGTGTAGCATTCTTTAGGGGGCTTGGTGTTTCCGATAGTGACATCATTGCTGTGATGACAGTGCCCCCACGTTTTGTTACGCCAAACGGGGTACTACGTCAGCCATTGCCTGGGGCAGTGTACACCCATAAGGGGGCAGTGTACACCGAGTGAAGCTCATTGTGAGTTCTCCCAGGTGGCACTGCCAATCAGTGGACGTCACTGATTGCTGTAGCCCTTGTACCCAGAGTTGGCCGGGCTTTAGGAAAATCTTGGCACAtaaacacagtttttttcatcCTCAAAGTTCTGCATTGTTCGCGGGTGTCAAAGTGTTGTGTCTCCCGCATGTGAGTTTGAGGAAAAGTGTCCCTTCTCCATGTATAGACACACGATTGTCCAGAGTGGTGGAAATGGAAGAAGAACCAATCTCTCCCAGTCCACAAGGTGGCGTCCCACCCCTTCAGCTGACACTTCATTGGAGGCTCGCTGTCTGCTCGGACCAGTGGCGTGCATGCGCAGTGTCGCCCTGGATCATGCGAACAGTGACGACAATTCGTTGTGCATCCCCAACGCTTCTGCAGTGTCATCGTGTCGACTGTTCCGGAGGACTCAGCGTCCTTTTTGAGGGAGGAAATATCCTCCCGTCTCCAGAAACAGGCAATCTGAGTAGTTCCTTTGTCGAAGAGCCAGGACGGCTGGTACAGCCGGTATTTCCTGGTTCCCGGAAAGGGACAGGTCTTTGCGTCCCATTCTAGACCTACGTGCTCTCGGCAACAacgcagaaagaaagaaaatagagagataatagaaaagtaaaacacgtaataataaatacacaacgagtaacgataacttggcttccagtaccgagtcgatgtgcaggggtacgacgTAATTGAGGTAAATATGTACAGGAATAGATGACAGATAAAaagtagtagcagcagcgtatatgtgatgagtcataaaagcctgtcaggaagtccaggatccagttgcggaAGGAggttagcttagtgatgagcttggagggcactatggtgttgaacgctgagctgtagtcaatgagcagcattctcacatacgtgttccctcttgtccaggtgggaaatggcagtgtggagtgcaatagagatctgttgaggcggtatacgaattggagtgggtccagggtgtctgggatgatggcgtTTCAAagcagatgtgagtgctacggggcgatagtcatttagacaggttaccttgccgtttttgggcacagggactattgtggtctgcttgaaacat carries:
- the LOC121584329 gene encoding uncharacterized protein LOC121584329, coding for MFTTKAKMNPPIINSVTTSTKRKREAERSVNWTVEETQVLLCAWSDERVQKSLAENVRNRHVFKHLSARMCDLGFSRSPHQCRLRVKTLKANYVRAKLLMSEDDSQPCSFRYYAEMDAVLGRNRAVEGTGGGRHFGSPEGIGGLGGYHFGSELIVGTGRYFGSEGIGGLGGGRHFGSSEGTAGRQSRYLVSEMKVEEEDREAEDTDDYEFNGVGITTRSLAGPGGRRHDAFLEHSNDCHEPVVHPLEDDRSSRSTPPPPQPASPFSPPPDHSPNLGSATAIPSTQSLEPVLKHLADCFQRLVSESRELMVQLEGQRQEQARWQQDLLSQWLEKEELRQREAADREDRRERARMEHEIRVLTLLSGLAQNQQRPKQTPHHSHSCCHQCSRVEGVAAGEIGASTTTRHDDGTEDRDRT